Proteins co-encoded in one Pelodiscus sinensis isolate JC-2024 chromosome 7, ASM4963464v1, whole genome shotgun sequence genomic window:
- the PMS1 gene encoding PMS1 protein homolog 1 isoform X3, with amino-acid sequence MKQLPAETVRLLSSSQAITSVVSVVKELLENSLDANATSIDVKLENYGFDKVEVRDNGDGIKAADVPVMAVKHYTSKISCPEDLESLTTYGFRGEALGSICCIAEVLITTKTAADDFSTQYILDSSGHVTSQKPSHLGQG; translated from the exons ATGAAGCAGTTGCCAGCAGAAACTGTCCGTCTTCTTTCAAGTTCTCAAGCGATCACATCAGTTGTCAGTGTAGTGAAGGAGCTGCTAGAGAATTCCTTGGATGCCAATGCCACGAGTATTGACGTTAAACTG GAGAATTATGGGTTTGACAAGGTAGAGGTGCGAGACAATGGTGACGGCATCAAAGCTGCTGATGTTCCAGTTATGGCAGTTAAGCATTATACCTCAAAAATAAGCTGCCCTGAGGATCTTGAAAGCTTGACCACCTATGGTTTTCGTGGTGAAGCCTTAGGATCAATTTGCTGCATAGCTGAG GTTTTGATCACGACAAAGACAGCTGCTGATGATTTTAGCACCCAGTACATTCTGGACAGCAGCGGGCATGTAACTTCTCAGAAGCCTTCTCATCTTGGGCAAGGTTAG